In one window of Camelina sativa cultivar DH55 chromosome 15, Cs, whole genome shotgun sequence DNA:
- the LOC104748551 gene encoding uncharacterized protein LOC104748551 — protein MKKKYQGNDMVQSAQLQRLRRSFEVLEMRYGETIEEYFARVMEIANDMRNLGEDMPDEKIVEKILRTLAEKFTYIVCAIEESKDIKGMTVDGLQSSLRVHEQNMIRHDGEEKVLKIEEQWKPIKGRG, from the coding sequence atgaagaagaaataCCAAGGGAATGATATGGTACAAAGTGCACAACTACAGAGGCTGAGAAGAAGCTTTGAAGTCCTTGAGATGAGGTATGGCGAGACAATAGAAGAATACTTCGCACGAGTGATGGAGATTGCAAATGATATGCGCAACCTTGGAGAGGACATGCCTGATGAAAAGATTGTTGAGAAGATTCTCAGAACTCTTGCTGAAAAATTCACATACATAGTATGTGCAATTGAAGAATCAAAGGATATCAAAGGCATGACTGTAGATGGTTTGCAAAGTTCCTTAAGGGTCCATGAGCAAAACATGATCAGACATGATGGAGAGGAGAAAGTTCTGAAGATTGAAGAGCAATGGAAACCGATTAAAGGTAGAGGCTGA
- the LOC104747045 gene encoding cyclin-dependent kinase inhibitor 5-like, with the protein MGKYIKKSKISGDLSVKDISHPTTLGFRTRSAAKNLPLHRLRSHSDEEDSLNYLQLRSRRLVKLPLVANTKKQQRLLCVGHECQKRNPRAKNVPAEKNTVALVTTETEEYCGDNEGTSRADKGFDLESGNRSIVRDSEAIRSEIEDFFAYAEQQQHRFFIQKYNFDVVSDNPLPGRYEWVKVMP; encoded by the exons ATGGGAAAATAcatcaagaaatcaaaaatctCCGGAGACCTTTCCGTTAAAGATATCTCTCACCCAACCACTCTAGGTTTCCGTACCAGATCCGCCGCCAAAAACCTCCCCCTCCACCGTCTCCGTTCTCATTCCGACGAAGAAGACTCCTTAAACTACCTCCAGCTCCGGAGCCGCCGTCTCGTGAAGCTTCCATTAGTAGCCAACACCAAGAAACAGCAACGCCTTCTATGTGTCGGTCATGAATGTCAAAAGAGAAACCCTAGGGCTAAAAATGTACCGGCGGAGAAAAATACGGTGGCTCTGGTGACGACGGAGACGGAAGAATATTGTGGTGATAACGAGGGAACGTCTAGGGCAGATAAAGGTTTTGATTTGGAATCTGGAAACAG GAGCATCGTTAGAGACTCAGAAGCTATACGAAGTGAGATTGAAGACTTCTTTGCATACGCAGAGCAGCAACAACACAGATTCTTCATTCAAAA gtacAACTTTGACGTTGTCTCGGACAATCCATTGCCTGGGCGTTACGAATGGGTCAAAGTGATGCCATGA
- the LOC104747047 gene encoding uncharacterized protein LOC104747047 isoform X2 produces MNIASRIRRSFFGEKTKSSDGNSLVSGSSVKGEGKDEILGVTDELIDHVRSFTIDTFKDFSLEDEEEEEEASVNTLGDEDNGMSSSANVKKDLSDWQEKHAVLVLSKSKELSQLRFKLCPRVLKEHQFWRIYFQLVRKLVAKYEVLAIQQANIRRMAMEDSKTSETKGVYEVEMSETKQRLGTGPATP; encoded by the exons ATGAATATAGCTTCGAGAATTCGACGGAGTTTTTTCGGAGAGAAGACGAAATCTTCTGATGGGAATAGCTTGGTGAGTGGATCGAGTGTTAAAGGAGAAGGTAAAGATGAGATTTTGGGAGTAACTGATGAGTTAATCGATCATGTCAGATCGTTCACCATTGATACGTTTAAGGACTTCTCTCTTGAAG atgaagaagaagaggaagaagcgtCTGTGAATACTTTGGGAGATGAAGATAATGGAATGAGTTCATCTGCTAATGTGAAGAAGGATTTGTCTGATTGGCAGGAGAAACATGCGGTTCTTGTGTTATCGAAATCGaag GAACTCTCACAGCTGAGATTCAAGTTATGCCCGCGAGTTTTAAAGGAACATCAGTTTTGGAGGATATATTTCCAGCTTGTGAGGAAGCTTGTGGCAAA ATATGAGGTGCTAGCAATCCAACAGGCTAACATAAGGAGGATGGCCATGGAAGACAGTAAAACTTCTGAAACCAAAGGTGTATATGAAGTTGAAATGTCAGAAACGAAGCAAAGGTTGGGTACAGGACCTGCAACTCCGTGA
- the LOC104747047 gene encoding uncharacterized protein LOC104747047 isoform X1: MNIASRIRRSFFGEKTKSSDGNSLVSGSSVKGEGKDEILGVTDELIDHVRSFTIDTFKDFSLEADEEEEEEASVNTLGDEDNGMSSSANVKKDLSDWQEKHAVLVLSKSKELSQLRFKLCPRVLKEHQFWRIYFQLVRKLVAKYEVLAIQQANIRRMAMEDSKTSETKGVYEVEMSETKQRLGTGPATP, translated from the exons ATGAATATAGCTTCGAGAATTCGACGGAGTTTTTTCGGAGAGAAGACGAAATCTTCTGATGGGAATAGCTTGGTGAGTGGATCGAGTGTTAAAGGAGAAGGTAAAGATGAGATTTTGGGAGTAACTGATGAGTTAATCGATCATGTCAGATCGTTCACCATTGATACGTTTAAGGACTTCTCTCTTGAAG cagatgaagaagaagaggaagaagcgtCTGTGAATACTTTGGGAGATGAAGATAATGGAATGAGTTCATCTGCTAATGTGAAGAAGGATTTGTCTGATTGGCAGGAGAAACATGCGGTTCTTGTGTTATCGAAATCGaag GAACTCTCACAGCTGAGATTCAAGTTATGCCCGCGAGTTTTAAAGGAACATCAGTTTTGGAGGATATATTTCCAGCTTGTGAGGAAGCTTGTGGCAAA ATATGAGGTGCTAGCAATCCAACAGGCTAACATAAGGAGGATGGCCATGGAAGACAGTAAAACTTCTGAAACCAAAGGTGTATATGAAGTTGAAATGTCAGAAACGAAGCAAAGGTTGGGTACAGGACCTGCAACTCCGTGA
- the LOC104747048 gene encoding 60S ribosomal protein L13a-2-like isoform X2 → MVSGSGICSKRVVVDARHHMCGRLASITAKELLNGQSVVVVRCEEICLSGGLVRQKMKYMRFLRKRMNTKPSHGPIHFRAPSKIFWRTVRGMIPHKTKRGAAALARLKVFEGVPPPYDKVKRMVIPDALKVLRLQAGHKYCLLGRLSSEVGWNHYDTIKELETKRKERSQAVYERKKQLTKLRAKAEKVAEEKLGSQFDVLTSIKY, encoded by the exons ATGGTGTCTGGGTCAGGGATATGCTCCAAGCGTGTCGTGGTTGACGCACGTCACCACATGTGTGGTCGTCTTGCTTCGATCACAGCTAAGGAACTGCTCAATGGACAGAGTGTTGTTGTCGTCCGATGTGAGGAGATTTGTTTGTCTG GTGGTTTGGTCCGTCAGAAGATGAAGTACATGAGGTTTCTTAGGAAACGCATGAACACTAAGCCTTCTCATGGTCCTATTCATTTCCGTGCTCCGTCCAAGATCTTCTGGCGTACCGTTCGTGG GATGATTCCACACAAGACCAAGCGTGGTGCTGCTGCTCTTGCCCGTTTGAAGGTTTTTGAGGGAGTCCCACCTCCTTATGACAAGGTCAAGAGAATGGTCATCCCCGATGCTCTCAA ggttttgaggcTTCAAGCTGGCCACAAGTACTGCTTGTTGGGCCGTCTCTCTTCTGAAGTTGGCTGGAACCATTATGATACCATTAAG GAGCttgagacaaaaagaaaagagaggtcACAAGCTGTGTATGAGCGCAAGAAGCAGCTCACCAAGCTCAGGGCTAAGGCTGAGAAGGTTGCAGAAGAGAAACTCGGATCTCAGTTTGATGTCCTTACATCAATTAAGTACTGA
- the LOC104747048 gene encoding 60S ribosomal protein L13a-2-like isoform X1, protein MVSGSGICSKRVVVDARHHMCGRLASITAKELLNGQSVVVVRCEEICLSGGLVRQKMKYMRFLRKRMNTKPSHGPIHFRAPSKIFWRTVRGMIPHKTKRGAAALARLKVFEGVPPPYDKVKRMVIPDALKVLRLQAGHKYCLLGRLSSEVGWNHYDTIKELETKRKERSQAVYERKKQLTKLRAKAEKVAEEKLGSQFDVLTSIKY, encoded by the exons ATGGTGTCTGGGTCAGGGATATGCTCCAAGCGTGTCGTGGTTGACGCACGTCACCACATGTGTGGTCGTCTTGCTTCGATCACAGCTAAGGAACTGCTCAATGGACAGAGTGTTGTTGTCGTCCGATGTGAGGAGATTTGTTTGTCTGGTGGTTTGGTCCGTCAGAAGATGAAGTACATGAGGTTTCTTAGGAAACGCATGAACACTAAGCCTTCTCATGGTCCTATTCATTTCCGTGCTCCGTCCAAGATCTTCTGGCGTACCGTTCGTGG GATGATTCCACACAAGACCAAGCGTGGTGCTGCTGCTCTTGCCCGTTTGAAGGTTTTTGAGGGAGTCCCACCTCCTTATGACAAGGTCAAGAGAATGGTCATCCCCGATGCTCTCAA ggttttgaggcTTCAAGCTGGCCACAAGTACTGCTTGTTGGGCCGTCTCTCTTCTGAAGTTGGCTGGAACCATTATGATACCATTAAG GAGCttgagacaaaaagaaaagagaggtcACAAGCTGTGTATGAGCGCAAGAAGCAGCTCACCAAGCTCAGGGCTAAGGCTGAGAAGGTTGCAGAAGAGAAACTCGGATCTCAGTTTGATGTCCTTACATCAATTAAGTACTGA